In Halosegnis marinus, one genomic interval encodes:
- a CDS encoding D-2-hydroxyacid dehydrogenase, with protein MKLLVLREGIHGTNAADYAERLRERLPDHEVVLARTPEAEEREIADARVVTGASIDADLLGHETRLRLFAGEYAGHGHLPLDAFEERGVGLTNAAGVHAPNIAEYVVGALLSHVRGFLDAARRQERREWRPMPVGELAGSTVTIVGLGNIGGAVAEKLRAFDVETVGIRASPEKGGPADTVRGPDDLHDALSRSDAVVLACPLTDATRGLLGSAEFTTMPTDAVLVNVARGPVVDTDALVTALRRNVIGGATLDVTDPEPLPEDHPLWNFGNVQLTPHNAGATPRYYDRLADLVAGNVRLAAEEGWDAAFENLVLPVGRE; from the coding sequence ATGAAGCTACTCGTCCTCCGCGAGGGCATCCACGGGACGAACGCCGCCGACTACGCCGAGCGCCTGCGCGAGCGCCTGCCGGACCACGAGGTGGTGCTTGCGCGGACGCCCGAGGCCGAGGAACGCGAGATAGCCGACGCGCGCGTCGTCACGGGTGCGTCGATAGACGCCGACCTGCTCGGCCACGAGACGCGGCTCCGCCTGTTCGCGGGCGAGTACGCCGGCCACGGTCACCTCCCGCTCGACGCCTTCGAGGAGCGGGGCGTCGGCCTCACGAACGCCGCGGGCGTCCACGCGCCCAACATCGCGGAGTACGTCGTCGGGGCGCTGCTCTCGCACGTCAGGGGCTTTCTCGACGCCGCGCGCAGGCAGGAGCGCCGCGAGTGGCGACCGATGCCGGTGGGCGAACTCGCCGGCTCGACCGTCACGATAGTCGGCCTCGGCAACATCGGCGGCGCGGTGGCCGAGAAGCTCCGCGCCTTCGACGTCGAGACCGTCGGCATCCGCGCCTCGCCGGAGAAGGGCGGCCCCGCGGACACCGTCCGGGGACCCGATGACCTCCACGACGCGCTTTCGCGCTCGGACGCCGTCGTCCTCGCGTGCCCGCTCACGGACGCGACCCGTGGTCTGCTGGGGAGCGCGGAGTTCACCACGATGCCGACGGACGCCGTCCTCGTCAACGTCGCGCGCGGCCCGGTCGTGGACACCGACGCGCTCGTGACCGCGCTGCGTCGGAACGTCATCGGCGGCGCGACGCTGGACGTGACCGACCCGGAGCCGCTCCCCGAGGACCACCCGCTGTGGAACTTCGGGAACGTCCAGCTGACGCCGCACAACGCCGGCGCGACGCCGCGCTACTACGACCGCCTCGCCGACCTCGTGGCCGGCAACGTCCGGCTCGCGGCCGAGGAGGGGTGGGACGCGGCGTTCGAGAACCTCGTGCTTCCGGTCGGACGGGAATGA
- a CDS encoding enoyl-CoA hydratase/isomerase family protein: MTDDVRVERDGAVGRIVLDRPDANNAMDADTAEGLRAAAAELADDDACRCLVLTGVGPLFNTGADLTTLDGNASDGTRLKSLAATLHEFVRLLATAPKPVVCGVNGVAAGGGIGPALAGDVVLMAASARFQFAYPAIGLSADGGSTYFLPRLVGLREAQRIAMRNEPVGAAEAAELGLVTETVPDDEFGEALAAEAERLADGPTRAYAETRDLLRTSFEHGLGEQLSREADAISGLADTEDFAEGYGAFFGDDDPAFVGE; this comes from the coding sequence ATGACCGACGACGTGCGCGTCGAGCGCGACGGAGCCGTGGGTCGCATCGTCCTCGACCGGCCGGACGCCAACAACGCGATGGACGCCGACACGGCCGAGGGGCTGCGCGCGGCCGCCGCCGAGTTGGCCGACGACGACGCCTGCCGGTGTCTGGTCCTCACGGGCGTCGGCCCGCTGTTCAACACGGGCGCGGACCTGACCACCCTCGACGGGAACGCGAGCGACGGGACGCGGCTGAAGTCGCTGGCCGCGACGCTCCACGAGTTCGTCCGCCTGCTCGCCACCGCGCCCAAGCCGGTCGTCTGCGGCGTCAACGGCGTCGCCGCGGGCGGGGGCATCGGCCCGGCGCTCGCGGGCGACGTCGTGCTCATGGCCGCGTCGGCGCGCTTCCAGTTCGCGTACCCGGCTATCGGCCTCTCCGCCGACGGCGGCTCGACGTACTTCCTGCCGCGCCTGGTGGGGCTGCGCGAGGCCCAGCGCATCGCGATGCGGAACGAGCCGGTGGGCGCGGCGGAGGCCGCGGAACTTGGGCTCGTCACCGAGACGGTGCCCGACGACGAGTTCGGCGAGGCGCTCGCGGCGGAGGCCGAACGGCTCGCGGACGGCCCGACGCGGGCGTACGCCGAGACGCGCGACCTGCTCCGGACCTCCTTCGAACACGGGCTTGGCGAACAGCTCTCGCGGGAGGCGGACGCCATCTCCGGGCTGGCCGACACCGAGGACTTCGCCGAGGGGTACGGCGCGTTCTTCGGCGACGACGACCCGGCGTTCGTCGGCGAGTAG
- the asd gene encoding aspartate-semialdehyde dehydrogenase → MVRIGILGATGAVGQRLIQLLDPHPDFEIAALTASPDSAGKPYRQAAKWRADSPIPANVADIEVVETAPAAIPDDVPLLFSSLPSSVGAEVEPTLAEAGYVVSSNSSNARMDPDVPLVIPEVNPDHVDVLEVQRDERGWDGALLKNPNCSTITMTPTLAALDEFGLESVTVATLQAVSGAGYSGVTSMEIIDNAVPHIGGEERKMESESRKLLGSFDGAEIELHGMDVAASCNRIPTLDGHLENVWAETRETVTPDEAAAAMAAYPSAPLPSSPEEFIHVFEEPDRPQPRLDRNLGNGMAVSAGGFRATSDGIQYNCLAHNTIRGAAGASVLNGELLVEEGWV, encoded by the coding sequence ACGGGCGCCGTCGGACAGCGGCTCATCCAGCTGCTCGACCCCCACCCCGACTTCGAGATAGCGGCGCTCACGGCCTCCCCCGACTCGGCCGGCAAACCGTACAGGCAGGCCGCCAAGTGGCGCGCCGACTCCCCCATCCCCGCGAACGTGGCCGACATCGAGGTCGTCGAGACGGCCCCCGCGGCGATACCGGACGACGTTCCCCTGCTGTTCTCCTCACTCCCCTCCTCCGTCGGCGCGGAGGTCGAGCCGACGCTCGCCGAGGCCGGCTACGTCGTCTCCTCGAACTCCTCGAACGCGCGGATGGACCCGGACGTGCCGCTCGTCATCCCGGAGGTGAACCCCGACCACGTCGACGTGCTGGAGGTCCAGCGCGACGAGCGCGGCTGGGACGGCGCACTGCTGAAGAACCCCAACTGCTCGACCATCACGATGACGCCGACGCTCGCCGCGCTCGACGAGTTCGGCCTCGAATCCGTCACCGTCGCCACCCTGCAGGCCGTCTCGGGTGCGGGCTACTCCGGCGTCACTTCGATGGAGATCATCGACAACGCCGTGCCGCACATCGGCGGCGAGGAGCGGAAGATGGAGTCGGAGTCGCGGAAACTGCTCGGCTCGTTCGACGGCGCGGAGATCGAACTCCACGGGATGGACGTCGCCGCCTCGTGTAACCGCATCCCGACGCTCGACGGCCACCTGGAGAACGTATGGGCCGAGACGCGCGAGACGGTGACGCCCGACGAGGCCGCGGCCGCGATGGCCGCCTACCCGTCGGCGCCGCTCCCGTCCTCGCCCGAGGAGTTCATCCACGTGTTCGAGGAGCCGGACCGCCCGCAGCCGCGGCTGGACCGCAACCTCGGCAACGGGATGGCCGTCTCGGCGGGCGGCTTCCGCGCCACGAGCGACGGTATCCAGTACAACTGCCTCGCGCACAACACCATCCGCGGCGCGGCCGGCGCCTCCGTCCTCAACGGGGAGCTCCTCGTCGAGGAGGGCTGGGTGTAG
- a CDS encoding NAD(P)/FAD-dependent oxidoreductase, with protein sequence MDYDVVIVGGGPAGSAAGHAAATAGADAVVVEKGVPRADREGLGPDSTDAAGILDYWVEIMDLDEPIPDHVKHRELSGTDFVGPNTRVRLNDTGMDSDYPNFGFTMHRARFDDWLRERAETAGAEYRVGTGVREVHSELTGEPSHTVVLKDGTEFETRYLILADGPQRTITGQVLDPLLPGGEFENMASTRANHIAYQEYREFPDDLLEHDRLKFWWGYMPGHTAYPWVFPNDGQVARVGLTMPIGMDLDAVADREKYALLRPEDERIPQGKTYIERLIEHAYPDYDLEDFPLQTDRGKANGTETYPISSTRPIESPTAANVAVVGGAMGATSAFHEGGDHVAVRTGKLAGKLAAQGNLRAYNSEWHRAIGDEVRRNVAMADVVGDYGPDDWDRLFSVVDAILPEDGFYDNRDALGQGLNGAKLFYRYTRAKFGYRNGRYAQIREDDYAV encoded by the coding sequence ATGGACTACGACGTCGTCATCGTCGGCGGCGGCCCGGCCGGCTCCGCCGCCGGCCACGCGGCCGCGACGGCGGGCGCGGACGCGGTCGTCGTGGAGAAGGGCGTTCCCCGCGCCGACCGCGAGGGACTCGGCCCGGACTCGACGGACGCCGCGGGCATCCTCGACTACTGGGTCGAGATAATGGACCTCGACGAGCCGATCCCCGACCACGTCAAACACCGGGAGCTGTCGGGGACGGACTTCGTCGGCCCGAACACGCGGGTCCGCCTCAACGACACGGGAATGGACTCCGACTACCCGAACTTCGGGTTCACGATGCACCGGGCGCGGTTCGACGACTGGCTCCGCGAGCGCGCCGAGACGGCCGGCGCGGAGTACCGCGTCGGCACCGGGGTCCGCGAGGTCCACTCCGAACTGACCGGCGAGCCGTCCCACACCGTCGTCCTCAAGGACGGCACGGAGTTCGAGACGCGCTACCTGATACTCGCGGACGGCCCCCAGCGCACGATTACGGGGCAGGTGCTCGACCCGCTGCTGCCGGGCGGCGAGTTCGAGAACATGGCCTCGACGCGCGCGAACCACATCGCCTATCAGGAGTACCGGGAGTTCCCCGACGACCTGCTCGAACACGACCGGCTGAAGTTCTGGTGGGGGTACATGCCCGGGCACACCGCCTACCCGTGGGTGTTCCCGAACGACGGGCAGGTGGCCCGCGTCGGCCTCACGATGCCCATCGGCATGGACCTCGACGCGGTCGCCGACCGCGAGAAGTACGCCCTTCTCCGGCCCGAGGACGAGCGTATCCCGCAGGGGAAGACGTACATCGAGCGGCTCATCGAGCACGCGTACCCCGACTACGACCTGGAGGACTTCCCGCTGCAGACCGACCGCGGGAAGGCCAACGGCACCGAGACGTACCCCATCTCCTCGACGCGGCCCATCGAGTCGCCCACCGCGGCGAACGTCGCGGTCGTCGGCGGGGCGATGGGCGCGACGAGCGCGTTCCACGAGGGCGGCGACCACGTCGCCGTCCGAACGGGCAAACTCGCGGGCAAGCTCGCCGCACAGGGGAACCTCCGCGCGTACAACAGCGAGTGGCACCGCGCCATCGGCGACGAGGTGCGGCGCAACGTCGCCATGGCGGACGTGGTGGGCGACTACGGCCCGGACGACTGGGACCGGCTGTTCTCCGTCGTGGACGCCATCCTCCCCGAGGACGGCTTCTACGACAACCGGGACGCGCTGGGACAAGGGCTCAACGGCGCGAAGCTGTTCTACCGGTACACGCGAGCGAAGTTCGGCTACCGGAACGGCCGCTACGCGCAGATACGCGAGGACGACTACGCGGTCTGA
- a CDS encoding DolP-mannose mannosyltransferase: MVPDPRRRPVVAVAAVALAVEAFTALRLYARLGPGERPVLFDSVIFEYHGWWLARGRRLYVDLWEVKPPVAFEVTTALALVAPDPVTYHALAVAVTVGATVATCVLAAAFVLDRTGDGLAALAAGVGPLAVAGFVTRGLVGFKAKPLVAALVLAALVADGRDSPLLAGVAGGLAAGTWQLAAAVPAVLVATALARGDRSAAGRVLAGTGLVASVAVAPVVAWGTVPAMVAETVLVPLLSTGGNGTPAGRIARALAGMGPAVPVVALGVAGYAFAARDRAREWLPAALLTAWFGGLLLLDYDASPDLFVVVPAAALGVGYAVAARPRIRGRALRRPLVAGVLVLAALSVGTLGAMPGAVEPRATVEPYDSSASLDPALPYNRTEAQYVFWNEVPPPSCRLFGAVTQREVVRAAELVPPDEPWRAAPCGRFGPLAEAVAEKYS; encoded by the coding sequence ATGGTCCCCGACCCGCGCCGTCGGCCGGTCGTCGCCGTCGCGGCCGTCGCGCTCGCCGTGGAGGCGTTCACCGCCCTGCGGCTGTACGCGCGTCTCGGCCCCGGCGAGCGCCCGGTGTTGTTCGACTCGGTCATCTTCGAGTACCACGGCTGGTGGCTCGCGCGCGGCCGCCGCCTCTACGTCGACCTCTGGGAGGTGAAGCCGCCGGTCGCGTTCGAGGTGACGACGGCGCTCGCGCTGGTCGCGCCCGACCCGGTGACGTACCACGCGCTCGCCGTCGCGGTCACCGTCGGCGCGACCGTCGCGACCTGCGTGCTCGCGGCGGCGTTCGTTCTGGACCGGACCGGCGACGGCCTCGCCGCGCTCGCCGCGGGCGTCGGTCCGCTCGCGGTGGCCGGGTTCGTGACGCGGGGGCTGGTCGGGTTCAAGGCCAAGCCGCTGGTCGCGGCACTCGTGCTCGCCGCGCTCGTCGCCGACGGGCGCGACAGCCCCCTGCTCGCTGGCGTCGCGGGCGGCCTCGCCGCGGGGACGTGGCAGTTGGCCGCGGCGGTGCCGGCCGTCCTCGTCGCGACGGCGCTCGCCCGCGGCGACCGCTCGGCGGCGGGGCGAGTCCTCGCCGGGACAGGCCTCGTCGCGTCGGTCGCGGTTGCCCCGGTCGTCGCGTGGGGGACCGTGCCGGCGATGGTCGCCGAGACGGTGCTCGTCCCCCTGCTCTCGACGGGCGGCAACGGGACGCCCGCGGGGAGAATCGCCCGCGCGCTCGCGGGGATGGGTCCCGCCGTGCCCGTCGTCGCGCTCGGCGTCGCGGGCTACGCGTTCGCCGCCCGCGACCGGGCGCGGGAGTGGCTCCCGGCCGCCCTTCTGACGGCGTGGTTCGGCGGCCTGCTCCTGCTCGACTACGACGCGTCGCCGGACCTGTTCGTGGTCGTTCCGGCCGCCGCGCTCGGGGTCGGTTACGCCGTCGCCGCGCGCCCCCGGATTCGGGGACGGGCGCTCCGGCGGCCGCTCGTCGCGGGCGTGCTCGTACTCGCCGCCCTCTCGGTCGGGACGCTCGGCGCGATGCCGGGGGCGGTGGAGCCGCGGGCGACCGTCGAGCCGTACGACTCGTCCGCGAGCCTCGACCCGGCGCTGCCGTACAACCGGACGGAGGCGCAGTACGTCTTCTGGAACGAGGTGCCGCCCCCGTCGTGCCGGCTGTTCGGGGCCGTCACGCAGCGGGAGGTCGTCCGGGCGGCCGAACTCGTCCCGCCGGACGAGCCGTGGCGCGCCGCACCCTGTGGCCGGTTCGGGCCGCTGGCCGAGGCCGTCGCCGAGAAGTACAGTTAA
- a CDS encoding VOC family protein, whose product MEILHTCLNVADAEASIEFYEQFGFEESWGFEDGDTRHRYVADDEGVEIQLADTEGEESFEQGTAWDHIAIGVESVDKTFESVDHYGVVKEPGDQPAAGARTAFIEDPDGHVVELIEPL is encoded by the coding sequence ATGGAGATACTCCACACCTGTCTGAACGTCGCCGACGCGGAGGCGTCAATCGAGTTCTACGAGCAGTTCGGCTTCGAGGAGTCGTGGGGCTTCGAGGACGGCGACACCCGCCACCGCTACGTCGCCGACGACGAGGGCGTCGAGATACAGCTCGCCGACACCGAGGGGGAGGAGTCGTTCGAACAGGGGACCGCGTGGGACCACATCGCCATCGGCGTCGAGAGCGTGGACAAGACGTTCGAGTCCGTCGACCACTACGGCGTGGTGAAGGAGCCGGGCGACCAGCCCGCGGCCGGCGCGCGCACCGCGTTCATCGAGGACCCGGACGGCCACGTCGTCGAACTCATCGAGCCGCTCTGA